The Acetobacteroides hydrogenigenes genomic interval CCACTACGAGGTTGATGCCCATAACATAGTACCCTGCCACTGGGTTTCTCAAAAGGTGGAGTTTGGAGCCTACACCATTCGCCCAAAGGTTAGGCGGGCGCTTGAGGAGTTCCTCACCGAATTTCCTCCACTAAAAAAGCAGAGTTGCTTTGACAGGCTAGGTCTGCAGCCAACCAGCTGGCAAGAGGTGGAGGCGGGTATTCTTGCCGATCCATCTGTAAAACCAATTGAATGGCTAGCACCGGGCGAGGCCAGCGCTAGGCAGCGGCTAAGCCAATTCGTTGAGCAAAAGCTGAAGGGCTACAGCGAAAGGAGGAACAACCCAACGCTTGATGCCCAATCGAACCTGTCGCCATACCTCCACTTCGGGCAGCTATCGGCGCAGCGAGTAGCCATTGAGGTAGCACGCGGGGCAGCGGCATCGCCCGATAGCGAAGCCTTTTTGGAGGAGCTAATCGTACGGCGCGAGCTATCCGACAACTTCTGCTACTATAATCCCCGCTACGACAGCGTCGAGGGCTTCGCCGACTGGGCAAAAAAGGACATCGAGCTGCACCGCGACGATCCCAGAGAATTCATCTACACCCGCGAAGATCTCGAGCAGGCACAAACGCACGATCCGCTTTGGAATGCTGCCCAAACGGAGATGGCTACCCGCGGGAAAATGCACGGATACCTGCGCATGTACTGGGCCAAAAAAATTTTAGAATGGAGTCCTACGGTAGAGGAGGCTTTAGCCACCGCCATATACCTAAACGATAAGTACTCGCTAGACGGTCGCGACCCCAACGGCTATGCGGGCATCGCCTGGAGCATTGGCGGAGTGCACGACAGGGCTTGGTTTCCCCGTCCCATTTTTGGAAAGATACGCTACATGAGCTACAACGGGTGCCTTTCGAAGTTCGACGTAAAGGCGTACATAGCAATGGTAACGGCAGGAAAGACAAGGTAGCACACAAAAAAACGAACCACGCATGCATGGCTCGTTCCACGTGCTTTCTCCTAAGCCACTTTAGAAGTAGCGAGCAACAAGAAGGTACACCAGCGCAGCGGCCAGCCCTACTCCCAAAAGAATAATAAAAAGACGAGCAAGCTGCTCTGTAGTGTCTAGCGGCTTCTTTTCTACTTTTTTACCATGATGATAGCGTTGCTTTGTTACCATAGGGCATTACTGTTTAGGAAAGTATCATTAATCGTTTAAGAACTCTTGCTCTAAGATAGAATTTTTTATAATACAGCTAAACAATCCTACAAAATTTAATTATCACCCTTTCAAAACTCCTAAAAATAGGCCTTCCCCTTTCTTTCAAAAGGCGGAAACCAAGCAGCAATTCCCTTTTGCCGCCATCGAGAAGGCTAAAATATCACCAAATCATCCTTATTACATCGTACGGAAAGGGAAAACACAGCTCAAAACCCATTATGCAATCAGTGGGATACTCAATATAAATGGATTGGGAATTCTTCGAAATGTTGCAATATTTGTTCACTTTTTGTTTCTATTTTTGCATCTGCATTTTATCATATTCATTATGAAATTCTAATTATTCAATTGCATTTCATGAAATACATTATAGCTATATAATTATACATATGTACTATACTTTCAAAATATTGAATACAATAATATTCATATGCATTTTTCAAGGAACATATAGTAAACTATAAAATACATGTGTATTTTTTATATATTTATCAGAGTTAAGCATGCAACATTAAGAAGCAGGTCCAACGAGTAAGGCTAGAAGCTTCCGCTAGCAGTAGAAGCCGGCATCTAACCTAAAAAGGCCTTCTTCAGGTCGGCAGTAAAGCCACAGCATGCCAAAAAGGGCTTCCGAATGGTTTTGTAGCATCAGCTTAAAACGCTTTTAATCTACGAACGATGAAAAAAACCGCACTACTACCCCGCTTGAGCATCAACAGCATCATTGGCTATACCGAAGAGATGCTCTACTACGTCAACCTATACGTAGATCCTTCGCAGCTCGATTCGGAACGCTACCCTGCCGTGGTTGAGGCCAAGCAGCGGTTCGAGAAGGGCTTCAACATGAGCCGCAAAAGCAACATCAACCTAAAGAATGCCGATGCCAACCGCGACCGGGCTTTCCTGCACCTAAAGCACCTGGTGCTGGCGGGCTACTACTCTGCCAAGGAAGATATCCAGCAGGAGGGCGAAAAGGTGAAGCAGCTGATGGAACGCCTAGGCTTTACCCTTTACCGCAAGCGCTATACCACCGAGACGGCCGACATTAACAAGTTGGTATCGCAAATTAGCGACGAGTACTACCAACAAGCCATACACCTACTTAACCTGCAGGATGCCATCGACAGCCTAGCTAAAGCCAACGAAGAATTCTTCGACTGCGACTTTAAGGCCGGGATAGAGCGAACCGAGAGGAAAAAGATTACCCCACCAAGCCGGGTAAGGCGATCATTCGAGCAGGCCATCAGGGGTCTTTGGGAGTATATTGATGCGCAGGCCATCATCAACCCACAATCGGGCTGGCTTCAAACAAAAAAAGCCGTAGAGCTCCTCAACGCCAAGTACAGCGCCGAGCTAAAGCGCCACTACACCATCATCCGAAAGCGAAAGACGAAGCAGGAAGGGAATGCGGATGAGC includes:
- a CDS encoding deoxyribodipyrimidine photo-lyase; this encodes MKVDLRRVITHKTTESPIRRVVYRMSRDQRVNDNWALIFAQEQALLHGCPLEVVLTLTPSYPMANQRHYSFMLQGLVELERGLSELNIPFRVILNEDPTSAFEQYVRSNGINLIVSDFDPLRIKRRWISAINQMEDIAHYEVDAHNIVPCHWVSQKVEFGAYTIRPKVRRALEEFLTEFPPLKKQSCFDRLGLQPTSWQEVEAGILADPSVKPIEWLAPGEASARQRLSQFVEQKLKGYSERRNNPTLDAQSNLSPYLHFGQLSAQRVAIEVARGAAASPDSEAFLEELIVRRELSDNFCYYNPRYDSVEGFADWAKKDIELHRDDPREFIYTREDLEQAQTHDPLWNAAQTEMATRGKMHGYLRMYWAKKILEWSPTVEEALATAIYLNDKYSLDGRDPNGYAGIAWSIGGVHDRAWFPRPIFGKIRYMSYNGCLSKFDVKAYIAMVTAGKTR
- a CDS encoding DUF6261 family protein is translated as MKKTALLPRLSINSIIGYTEEMLYYVNLYVDPSQLDSERYPAVVEAKQRFEKGFNMSRKSNINLKNADANRDRAFLHLKHLVLAGYYSAKEDIQQEGEKVKQLMERLGFTLYRKRYTTETADINKLVSQISDEYYQQAIHLLNLQDAIDSLAKANEEFFDCDFKAGIERTERKKITPPSRVRRSFEQAIRGLWEYIDAQAIINPQSGWLQTKKAVELLNAKYSAELKRHYTIIRKRKTKQEGNADEQGQQQDGSTQLADGANE